TTTGGCAGTGGTGGATCTGTACACCGGCAATGCAACCTTTCTAAAAATTGGCGCGGTACCCAGTTACCTGGTGAGGGGGCGTCGGGTAGGCACTATCAGAACCTCTGCCCTGCCGGTGGGAGTGGTGGAAAACTTACAGTTTGTCTCGGTAACCCGCACCTTGGAAGAGGGAGACCTTTTGGTCATGATTAGCGACGGAGTGCTGGATGCGCAGCGGGGTAGCACCGCAGATCAGGACGAGTGGATTAGCGGCATACTGCAGAACCTGGGTAAAATGGGGGCACAGGAAGCCGCTGAGGTGATCTTGGAACTGGCGCAAAATGCTGCCGGCGGCAGAATTCCCGATGATATGACGGTTATTACAGCCAGGTTACTTAAACCAGAACAATAGGGAAACTGGGAGTGTCGCTAACCAAGGCGACACTTCCTTTTTAGGTGGTCACAAATGATAACTAAAAACCAAAATTGCAGGATTTTACTTTTAAAATGTGGAAAAATATTTTTTAAGAAGTAAAAGAAGGAGATACAGTTTTATGGGGGTGTTGGAGAAGGTTCGCACAGCATTGGCTCGGTACCGGATGGTAGAACCGGGGCAATTGGTGGTTGTAGGGGTTTCGGGGGGGGCTGACTCCATGGCGCTGTTGCATATTTTACAAAACCTGGCGCCGGAACTGGAGATTTCTCTACATGTTGCACACCTCAATCATATGTTTCGGGGTGAGGAGTCACAGGCTGATGCAGACTTTGTTGAGGAATACTGCAGTCGCTCCGGTATTCCCTGTACCATAGACCGGCGAGATGTTCCTGCCTATGCCCGAGTGAACCGCCTTTCTTCCCAGGTAGCCGCCAGAGAAGTACGCTACCAGTTTTTTTATGAGGTTTTACGGCAGACCCAAGGACAAAAACTGGCTCTGGCCCATCATGCCAATGACCAGGCCGAGTCGGTCTTAATGAATTTTTTACGGGGTGCAGGGCTACGGGGATTAGGAGGCATAGCCCCTGTCCGGGAGGATTTAATCATTCGACCACTGCTAAGCACGCACCGGGAGGAGATAGAAAATTATTGCCGGGAAAATGCTATTTCCTACAGAATTGACAGTTCCAACTTAAAAACCGTTTATCGTCGGAATAAACTGCGGCACCATTTAATACCTCTGCTGCAGAGGGAATATTCCCCGAGCATTATCGATGTTTTAGGTCGGCTGGCAGAACAAGCCCGCAGTGAAGATGAATTATTGGAACAATTAACCCGGGAAACCTATCAAAGGGTTAAACAAAGGGAAACAGACAAGGAAATCACCCTTAACCGCCAGCTCCTGGCCCAGCAGCCGGTTGCTTTAATCCGCCGGGTATTACGGTTGTCCTGGGAAAAACTACGAGGCCACCGGCTGGATCTTACCTTTGAACATATAGAAAACCTGGTAGGTAATTTGGCAGGGGGGGGACCGGAGCGGATTTGGGAACTGCCAGGAGGTATCAAAGTGAGACTGGCCACGGAAACAGTCACCTTGATGTCAGATTTGGCTCTAGATTCGCCCGGTCAGCAAATTTACCAGTTACCTGTACCAGGGAGTGTGCTAACCGCAGCAGGACAAAGAGTAACGGCGGAGGTTTTAACCAGGGCAGAACTGGAGCAAGACCCCAGGGAGTTTCCTTTACATATGGTTGCCCTGGACTATGCTAAGGTACAGTTGCCTTTGCAAGTCAGGTTTCGACAAGACGGAGATGTCTTTGTGCCCTTTGGTTTAGGCAAGGAAGTAAAACTAAAAAAATTACTCATTGATCGCAAAATACCCAGACATCAGAGAGACACCATCCCCCTGGTCCTTGAGCAGCCAACGGGTAGAATATTATGGGTGGCCGGAGTGAGGATGGCCGACCAAATTGGTATCACCTCGGAAACAAAAAAACTTATTCTACTTAGGCTAGAAAATGGGAATAGTAGTAATAGACAAATTGATAACAAATAACTGATGTGGTAAAATATTCATTATCTTGGGGTTTGCAGGGAGGAGTGACATTTTTGAATAAGGTTCTTAAAAACCTTAGCATTTACTTGTTAATTGTGCTGGTTATTATATTTTTGATCCAGTTTACCGGAGAGAAAAATACCACGGTTTTATCGTTGCGTTACGATGAGTTTATCACCTACTTAGAACAAAATAAGATCCAAAGTGTGGAGATGACCACAGATAAGGCTACCAATATTATCAAGGGTAAGCTGAAGGATGGTAAGGATTTTCAAACCAACGGTCCTATTATGGACGAAACGCTGATACCTCTATTGAAAGAAAAACATGTAAATTACCAACAGATACCACCACCGGAGCCATCCTGGTGGGCGGGGCTGTTGACAACCATGCTGCCCATACTGATCTTTGTCCTGCTGTTCTTCTTCATGATGCAGCAGAGCCAGGGCGGCGGTAATCGGGTAATGTCCTTTGGTAAAAGTAAAGCCAAGCTACATACCGATGAAAAGAAAAAAGTAACCTTTGAAGATGTGGCTGGGGCAGACGAAGTAAAAGAAGAGCTTGCTGAGATTGTAGACTTCCTTAAAAACCCCAAAAAGTTTAATGAAATAGGTGCCAAAATTCCCAAGGGTGTGCTGCTTTTTGGTTCACCAGGTACCGGTAAGACTCTGCTGGCACGGGCAGTGGCCGGTGAAGCGGGAGTACCTTTCTTTTCTATTTCCGGTTCGGACTTTGTGGAAATGTTTGTTGGGGTAGGTGCTTCCAGGGTTCGCGACCTGTTTGAACAGGCCAAGAAAAACGCTCCCTGCATTGTCTTTATTGACGAGATCGATGCCGTCGGACGTCAGCGTGGAGCCGGCTTAGGTGGAGGTCACGACGAACGTGAGCAAACCCTTAACCAGTTGCTGGTAGAGATGGATGGCTTTAATCCCAACGAAGGAATCATCATTATAGCAGCCACCAACCGCCCGGATATTTTAGATCCGGCATTACTACGTCCAGGTCGTTTTGACCGGCAAATTGTGGTGGATTCACCGGATGTCAAGGGCAGAGAAGAGATTCTGAAGGTCCATGCTAAGGGTAAACCCCTGGAGGAAGATGTGGACTTAGAAGTATTGGCCCGCCGTACCCCTGGCTTTACCGGTGCGGATTTGGCTAACCTGATGAACGAGGCAGCACTGCTGGCTGCTCGTTTTGGCAAAAAAACCATTGGCATGCGGGAACTGGAAGACTCCATCGAGAGAGTCATTGCCGGCCCCGAAAAGAAATCCAAGGTTATCTCCGAGAAGGAAAAGAAGTTGGTTTCTTACCACGAAGCCGGCCATGCCCTGGTGGGGTACTTACTACCCAATACCGACCCAGTGCATAAGGTTTCCATTATTCCCCGGGGCCGGGCTGGTGGTTATACACTGCTGTTGCCCAAGGAAGATCGCTACTACATTACCCGCTCTATGTTGTTGGATCAAGTGGTCATGCTTTTAGGCGGGCGGGTAGCTGAGGATGTGGTACTGAAGGAAATTAGCACCGGTGCCCAGAACGACCTGGAACGGGCTACCAGTATTGTCCGACGCATGATTATGGAATATGGTATGAGCGAAGAATTAGGCCCCATGACCCTGGGACATAAACAGGATTCTCCTTTCTTGGGCCGGGATATCAGCAGGGATCGCAACTATTCCGAAGAAGTAGCCTTTACCATTGACAAAGAAGTTCGTAAGATGATTGACCAGGCCTACAGCAAGGCCAAGGCGCTCCTCACCGAGCACCGGGCTACCCTGGATAAAATTGCCCAGGTTCTAATGGAAAAAGAAACTATTGAGGCCAATGAATTTGCCGAAATCATGAAGGAAGCCGGTTTAGAAAAACCAGTCTAGGCAACGGACCACACTTGGACAGCACGGGATATGACAGAAGGGGACGTTAGTGTTGTGGGAAAGTGTGCCTACAATGGCACACTTTCTTCTCATAGGAGAGAGGGAGGAAATATAAGCATGGAACGTACTTATTTAATGGTCAAGCCCGATGGAGTTCAAAGAGGTTTAGTGGGACAAATTATTAGCCGTTTCGAACAGAGAGGTTATAAAATTGTCGGCCTGAAAATGATGCAAATATCCCGGGAAACTGCTGAAAAGCATTATGGGGAACATGCCGGCAAACCTTTCTTTAACGATCTGGTTAATTTTATTACCTCCGGCCCTGTGGTGGCTATGGTAGTGGAGGGTAAAGACGTAGTGTCAACAGCCCGGGAAATGATGGGCGCTACCAATCCCTTAAAGGCTGCCCCCGGCACCATCCGTGCAACCTATGGTGTGGACGTCGGACGTAACATCATTCATGGTTCTGATTCCCTGGAGAGTGCCAACCGTGAAATTGCCATCTTCTTCCGTCCAGAGGAATTGGTAGACTACGAGCGTGCCATTGACACCTGGATTTACGAGTAAAGCAACTATTCTCCAGTATATATACTGGAGAATTTTGTTTTTAAAAGCTTAAAGGAATAATTATCATAAAATTGCAAAAATTTCTAATAAAGTCAGAAGGAGGAATTTGTAAAATGAAAGTGGTGCCCAGCGATCTGGAGATTGCCCAGGCTCATCAAATGATCCCCATTACGGAAATTGCCAGAAGTATTGGATTGTCTGAAGATGATATCGACCTCTACGGGAAGTATAAGGCGAAAATCAGTCTGGATGTCTTGAAAAAATTTCAGGATAAACCCCAGGGAAAATTAATTGATATCACCGCCATTACACCCACTCCCCTGGGCGAAGGGAAAACAGTGACCACCATTGGCTTAGCCCAGGGTTTAGGTAAGATTGGCAAAAAAGTCATCACCACCCTCAGACAACCCTCCATGGGACCGGTCTTTGGCATTAAGGGTGGTGCCGCCGGCGGCGGTTATGCTCAGGTGGTGCCCATGGAGGACATCAATATTCACTTTACCGGTGATATTCATGCCGTTGAGGCTGCCAATAACCTGCTGGCGGCCATGATTGATACCTCCATACTATTAGGTAATCCCTTAAATATTGATCCCATGACGGTGATGTGGAATCGGGTTTTAGATACCAATGACCGAGCTTTAAGGGATATTGTCATCGGCCTAGGGGGTAAAGAGAACGGCTATCCCCGCCAGACCAGCTTTGATATGGCAGTGGCCTCCGAGGTAATGGCTATATTAGCACTGGCCGAGGATTTGCAGGATTTGCGTCAGCGCCTGGGCCGCATTATTGTGGCCTATACCTACGACGGCAAGCCGGTAACCGCGGAAGATTTAAAAGCCGCCGGGGCCATGACCGTTATCATGAAGGAGGCTCTCAAGCCCAATTTGGTGCAAACCCTGGAAGGACAAGCCTGTATTATGCACGCCGGCCCCTTCGCCAATATTGCCCATGGCAACAACTCGGTGTTAGCTGATAAAATCGCCCTTAAGCTGGCTGATTATGTGGTCACCGAAAGTGGCTTTGGTTCTGATTTAGGCATGGAGAAGTTTATGGATATTAAATGCCGTCAATCCGGCCTACGGCCAAGCTGTGTGGTGATTACATGCACTATTCGGGCTTTAAAAATGCACGGTGGCTTGGGCAAAGTGGTGGCAGGGAAACCTCTGCCCGAGGAATTAACTAAAGAGAATTTACCCGCCCTAGAGCGGGGGTGTGCCAACCTGGCCCACCATATTAAAGTGGCTGGTTACTTTGGGGTTCCTGTGGTGGTATCCGTTAACCGTTTTACTACGGACACCGATGCCGAGGTGGCCCTGGTGCGGGAAAAAGCCTTAGAGGCCGGTGCCATGGGGGCCTATCCCATTACGGTCTGGGCCGATGGCGGAGCCGGGGCGGTGGAATTGGCCGAAGCGGTGGTGGCAGCCTGTGAGAAACCCACAGACTTTAAGCTCCTCTATCCAGATAACCTGAGTATTAAAGAAAAGATTGAAGTGCTGGCCACCAAGGTTTATAACGCCGACGGAGTTATCTATGAACCTTTGGCCGAACGGAAGATTAAACAGTTTGAGGAGTTAGGTTTGGGACACCTGCCCATTTGCATGGCTAAGACCCACCTCTCCATTAGCCATGACCCGGCTCGTAAAAATCTACCTTCGGGCTATATTTTCCCCATTCGAGATATCCGTGCCTCGGTGGGGGCAGGGTTCCTATATCCCCTGGCCGGTGCCATGCGCACCATGCCCGGCTTGGGTTCTAAACCCGCAGCCCATAACGTTGATATTGATGAACACGGCCGGACAGTGGGACTATTTTAATAAGTCTTATAAATTAAATACCCTCCAGGGTGTAGCCCTGGAGGGTATTGTTATTTTCGGTTCTCTGGCAGTGGTTACTTATTAAACACCCAATCCACCAGGAACAGCGAAATATCGGGAACGTAGGAGATCAATAACAGTGCCACAAACATGGCCAGGAGGAAGGGTGTAACAGATTTAATGATTTCCTCCAGACGAACCTTAGAAATGCCCGAGGCGACAAACAGGTTTACACCTACCGGTGGGGTGATGAAGCCAATGGCTAAGTTTACAACCATGATTACACCGAAGAGGATGGGGTCTACACCCAGCTGAACCACCATGGGCAGCAGGATGGGAGTAAGGATCACGATAGCCGCCAGGGCTTCCATGACACAACCAACAATTAACAGGAGAATGTTAATTAGTAACAGAATGACAATCTTACTACTGCTGATGGACAGGAAGAAGGCTGCCACTGTTTGAGCCACGTGCTCCAGGGCGATCAGACGACCGAAGGCGGTGGCCATGGCAATCAGGAAAATAACCACCGCAGAGGTTAAACCGGATTGCACCAAAGAATCGTAGAGATCCTTACCATTTAAATCCTTGTAAATAAAGACACTGACCACCAGACCATACATAGCGGCTACGGCAGCGGATTCGGTGGGGGTCATAATGCCGCCGTAAATACCGCCTAGGATAATTACCGGAACCAGCAGTGCCAGTTTAGCATTCCAGGTAGCCGTCAAGAGGCCTTTCATGCTAAAGGATTCTTTACTGCCCCGCCAGCCGTTCTTCTTTGAAATGACAAAGGATACAGTACAGAGGAGCAAACCAATCATAATACCGGGTACAATACCAGCGGTAAATAACTTGGAGATCGATTGTTCAGCCACTACCCCGTAAATCACAAAGGGGTTACTGGGGGGGATGATTACCCCGATGGAACCGGCCGCTGCCACCAGGGCGCAGGCAAAACCCGCATGATAACCTTGCTTAATCATGGCAGGAATCATCATGGTACCAATAGCAGCCACAGTAGCTGGACCGGAACCACTAATGGCGGCAAAGAACATACAAGTTACTACGGTTACCAGGGCTAAACCGCCGGGGAAGAAACCCACCAGTTCGTCAGCCATGGCCAAGAGGCGTTTCATTAACCCACCGGTGCCCATGATAATACCGGCAGCTACGAAGAAGGGCACAGCCATAATGGGGAAGCTATCAATACCGGTGAAGGCTGTTTGGGCAAAAAAGTCCAGGGGAATGGCGTCGGTGGCGATGGAAGTAGCAATGGAACAAGCACCCAAGGCAAAGGCAACAGGCATACCGGTAAAGATGAAAACAAAGAAGTATAAAGCCAGTACGGCTACTGAACTTTCCCAACCAATGACATAGACCGGTGCTAACATAATGGCTCCCAGTGCAACACCAAGACCTATTTCTTTAGCGGTCATGCTTTTAAGATCAATCACCAGGTTTTGGATAATACGGAAGCACATGAGGGCAAAACCAACGGGCACAGAAGCATAGGCTATCCACATAGGAATTTGTAAAGCGGGTGAGGATTGACCGGTTTCCATTTGCATACTCATCATATTCCAACCGCCACTGATAAAGAAGTAGGAAATAAAGAGCATGATCAAGGGGTTGGCTATATCCAGGGCTTTACTAATATTGGACGGTAAAACACGAATCAAAGCATCCACCCGGATTTGTTCCCGCTTTTTAAAGGCATAACTGGCTCCGATGTAGGAAATCCAAACAAAAATGTATCTGGCCACCTCTTCCGTCCAGGTGGTCATGTTGGCAATTTCCACAAAGGAAAGCACATACCTGTTAAGAACCTGTAGGTTAATGAGAACAGTAAAAACAATAAAACCTACAACCATTAATATTTCTTCCAGGCGGTTATCCAGAAAACGAATAAACTTACCAAAGGGGCTCGTGCTGTCTTTCAAAGAAAGCCCTCCTCTCCAGGGGATAAATATATATGTAAGGTTAATGACATTGAACCAAGTTATTTTCAATGCTAAAATACTAATTGTCATCACAAAAGAAAACTTAAGGATCTAGAGGGAAAATAAAGGTGCAAATTTGTTTTTGATAGGGAGCAACGTGCACATTGCTCCCTATCAACATTAAATATCCGGATAAAGTATCGGTTTACTTAAAGATATCTTCTCTGGTTTTACCAAGGGTAGCTAAGATAGAGTCAACATACTCAGGATCGGCCTGGCCGGGTACTACGAATTCATCCCAAACAACTTTGGCAGCGTCTTTCCACAGCTTCATTTCTTCAGCGGTGGGTTCATATACTTTGATGCCGTACTTTATGAATTCTTCTTTGCATTCAGCGTCACGCTTGTTGGCCAGTTCTCTTTGCCATTGCATAGCTTCCTGACCGGCTTCCATGATAGCCTTTTGATGTTCTGGGGAGAGGCTGTCAAAGAGCTTTTTGTTCATGACACAGATGTCGGAGCTATAGTTGTAGTTTATTTCGGTAGCATATTTTAGTACTTCATTGTGCTTGCTATCCCACAGTAGGGAGTAGGAGTTACCTTCACCTTGTACAGTACCCTGTTGTAAAGCGGTGAAAGTTTCACCCCAGGCAATGGGAGTGGGGTTAGCGCCAAAGGCTTTGTAATCGGCAATTTCAATGGGAGAGTTGGTTGTTCTGACTTTTAAACCTACGATATCGGCAGGAACTTTAACTTCTTTGGCGTTGTTAACGAACTGACGATAACCATAGTCAGGGAAGAAAATTACTTTGAAACCGCGCTCTTCCAGATCTTTGGCCACAGCTTGACCGGGTTCGCCATCTACAACTTTGTAGACCTCTTCTTTGTCAGCAAATATGTAGGGCAGATCCCAAGCTAAGAATTTGTT
This region of Desulforamulus ferrireducens genomic DNA includes:
- a CDS encoding TRAP transporter substrate-binding protein, encoding MKKISKKYLVLSLVMAFMASILVGCGGGGDKEKAAEGDKGKVIKMRLAQSKADNHPVSQGYVKFAELVKEKTNGEIEIQVFNNAVLGSDRECIEGAQKGTLELAGSSTPNMASFTNKFLAWDLPYIFADKEEVYKVVDGEPGQAVAKDLEERGFKVIFFPDYGYRQFVNNAKEVKVPADIVGLKVRTTNSPIEIADYKAFGANPTPIAWGETFTALQQGTVQGEGNSYSLLWDSKHNEVLKYATEINYNYSSDICVMNKKLFDSLSPEHQKAIMEAGQEAMQWQRELANKRDAECKEEFIKYGIKVYEPTAEEMKLWKDAAKVVWDEFVVPGQADPEYVDSILATLGKTREDIFK
- the ftsH gene encoding ATP-dependent zinc metalloprotease FtsH, which gives rise to MNKVLKNLSIYLLIVLVIIFLIQFTGEKNTTVLSLRYDEFITYLEQNKIQSVEMTTDKATNIIKGKLKDGKDFQTNGPIMDETLIPLLKEKHVNYQQIPPPEPSWWAGLLTTMLPILIFVLLFFFMMQQSQGGGNRVMSFGKSKAKLHTDEKKKVTFEDVAGADEVKEELAEIVDFLKNPKKFNEIGAKIPKGVLLFGSPGTGKTLLARAVAGEAGVPFFSISGSDFVEMFVGVGASRVRDLFEQAKKNAPCIVFIDEIDAVGRQRGAGLGGGHDEREQTLNQLLVEMDGFNPNEGIIIIAATNRPDILDPALLRPGRFDRQIVVDSPDVKGREEILKVHAKGKPLEEDVDLEVLARRTPGFTGADLANLMNEAALLAARFGKKTIGMRELEDSIERVIAGPEKKSKVISEKEKKLVSYHEAGHALVGYLLPNTDPVHKVSIIPRGRAGGYTLLLPKEDRYYITRSMLLDQVVMLLGGRVAEDVVLKEISTGAQNDLERATSIVRRMIMEYGMSEELGPMTLGHKQDSPFLGRDISRDRNYSEEVAFTIDKEVRKMIDQAYSKAKALLTEHRATLDKIAQVLMEKETIEANEFAEIMKEAGLEKPV
- a CDS encoding formate--tetrahydrofolate ligase; the protein is MKVVPSDLEIAQAHQMIPITEIARSIGLSEDDIDLYGKYKAKISLDVLKKFQDKPQGKLIDITAITPTPLGEGKTVTTIGLAQGLGKIGKKVITTLRQPSMGPVFGIKGGAAGGGYAQVVPMEDINIHFTGDIHAVEAANNLLAAMIDTSILLGNPLNIDPMTVMWNRVLDTNDRALRDIVIGLGGKENGYPRQTSFDMAVASEVMAILALAEDLQDLRQRLGRIIVAYTYDGKPVTAEDLKAAGAMTVIMKEALKPNLVQTLEGQACIMHAGPFANIAHGNNSVLADKIALKLADYVVTESGFGSDLGMEKFMDIKCRQSGLRPSCVVITCTIRALKMHGGLGKVVAGKPLPEELTKENLPALERGCANLAHHIKVAGYFGVPVVVSVNRFTTDTDAEVALVREKALEAGAMGAYPITVWADGGAGAVELAEAVVAACEKPTDFKLLYPDNLSIKEKIEVLATKVYNADGVIYEPLAERKIKQFEELGLGHLPICMAKTHLSISHDPARKNLPSGYIFPIRDIRASVGAGFLYPLAGAMRTMPGLGSKPAAHNVDIDEHGRTVGLF
- the ndk gene encoding nucleoside-diphosphate kinase, which codes for MERTYLMVKPDGVQRGLVGQIISRFEQRGYKIVGLKMMQISRETAEKHYGEHAGKPFFNDLVNFITSGPVVAMVVEGKDVVSTAREMMGATNPLKAAPGTIRATYGVDVGRNIIHGSDSLESANREIAIFFRPEELVDYERAIDTWIYE
- the tilS gene encoding tRNA lysidine(34) synthetase TilS produces the protein MGVLEKVRTALARYRMVEPGQLVVVGVSGGADSMALLHILQNLAPELEISLHVAHLNHMFRGEESQADADFVEEYCSRSGIPCTIDRRDVPAYARVNRLSSQVAAREVRYQFFYEVLRQTQGQKLALAHHANDQAESVLMNFLRGAGLRGLGGIAPVREDLIIRPLLSTHREEIENYCRENAISYRIDSSNLKTVYRRNKLRHHLIPLLQREYSPSIIDVLGRLAEQARSEDELLEQLTRETYQRVKQRETDKEITLNRQLLAQQPVALIRRVLRLSWEKLRGHRLDLTFEHIENLVGNLAGGGPERIWELPGGIKVRLATETVTLMSDLALDSPGQQIYQLPVPGSVLTAAGQRVTAEVLTRAELEQDPREFPLHMVALDYAKVQLPLQVRFRQDGDVFVPFGLGKEVKLKKLLIDRKIPRHQRDTIPLVLEQPTGRILWVAGVRMADQIGITSETKKLILLRLENGNSSNRQIDNK
- a CDS encoding TRAP transporter large permease subunit gives rise to the protein MKDSTSPFGKFIRFLDNRLEEILMVVGFIVFTVLINLQVLNRYVLSFVEIANMTTWTEEVARYIFVWISYIGASYAFKKREQIRVDALIRVLPSNISKALDIANPLIMLFISYFFISGGWNMMSMQMETGQSSPALQIPMWIAYASVPVGFALMCFRIIQNLVIDLKSMTAKEIGLGVALGAIMLAPVYVIGWESSVAVLALYFFVFIFTGMPVAFALGACSIATSIATDAIPLDFFAQTAFTGIDSFPIMAVPFFVAAGIIMGTGGLMKRLLAMADELVGFFPGGLALVTVVTCMFFAAISGSGPATVAAIGTMMIPAMIKQGYHAGFACALVAAAGSIGVIIPPSNPFVIYGVVAEQSISKLFTAGIVPGIMIGLLLCTVSFVISKKNGWRGSKESFSMKGLLTATWNAKLALLVPVIILGGIYGGIMTPTESAAVAAMYGLVVSVFIYKDLNGKDLYDSLVQSGLTSAVVIFLIAMATAFGRLIALEHVAQTVAAFFLSISSSKIVILLLINILLLIVGCVMEALAAIVILTPILLPMVVQLGVDPILFGVIMVVNLAIGFITPPVGVNLFVASGISKVRLEEIIKSVTPFLLAMFVALLLISYVPDISLFLVDWVFNK